From the genome of Prevotella herbatica, one region includes:
- the alaS gene encoding alanine--tRNA ligase, with protein sequence MMTANEVRESYKKFFEAKGHKIVASAPMVIKDDPTLMFTNAGMNQWKDIILGTKDPGMDVRRVDSQKCLRVSGKHNDLEEVGHDTYHHTMFEMLGNWSFGDYFKEGAIDYAWEYLVDVLHLNPEDLYVTVFEGSKEEGLSRDDEAASYWAKHVPADHIINGNKHDNFWEMGDTGPCGPCSEIHVDSRTPEEKAKISGRDLVNHDDPQVIEIWNIVFMQYNRKSDGSLESLPMHVIDTGMGFERLVRMLQGKHSNYDTDIFQPIIKEIQNLSGKKYGFTTPTGENGEGKDEQEKIDIAMRVVADHLRAVAFSIADGQLPSNAKAGYVIRRILRRAVRYSYTFLDQKSAFLYKLLAVLVQEMGHAFPEIAAQQELITRVIKEEEDSFLRTLEKGINLLNGDMDELKAHGQKELDGTSAFRLFDTYGFPLDLTELICRENGYTVDEKGFNEEMAKQKARARNAAVVESGDWEIIKDGEQNFVGYDYTEYECSILRYRKVTQKKNTFYELVLDNTPFYGEMGGQVGDQGSLVSENETIEIIDTKRENNQSIHIVKQLPKDINADFMACVDIDKRDGSAANHTATHLLDYALKQVLGDHIEQKGSYVDATTLRFDFSHFQKVTDEELRKVEMLVNSMIRQDLPLDEHRETPIEEAKELGAIALFGEKYGDKVRVVRFGPSCEFCGGIHAQSTGRIGFFKIISESSVAAGIRRIEALTGKACEDSIYAIQDTITSLKSMLNNSKDLTATLKKFIDEHDEMRKEIEKFQAQAVERIKGELINKAKEVNGVKVINAVLPLEPSAAKDLVFKLREAIPENLVAVIGSTSNDKPLLTVMFSDDMVNDHALNAGKIIREAAKLIQGGGGGQPHYAQAGGKNLDGINAAVDKVIELANL encoded by the coding sequence ATGATGACAGCAAACGAAGTCCGTGAGTCATATAAGAAATTCTTTGAGGCTAAGGGACATAAAATCGTAGCATCAGCCCCTATGGTCATTAAGGATGACCCAACACTGATGTTCACCAATGCCGGCATGAACCAGTGGAAAGACATTATTCTCGGAACAAAAGATCCAGGAATGGATGTACGTCGTGTTGATTCTCAGAAATGCCTGCGTGTAAGCGGAAAACATAATGACCTAGAAGAAGTCGGCCATGACACATACCATCACACTATGTTTGAGATGCTTGGCAACTGGAGTTTCGGAGATTACTTCAAAGAAGGTGCCATTGACTATGCATGGGAATATCTCGTTGACGTTCTACATCTTAATCCTGAAGACCTTTATGTAACAGTTTTTGAAGGTTCAAAAGAAGAAGGACTTAGTCGTGACGACGAAGCTGCAAGCTATTGGGCAAAGCATGTTCCTGCTGATCATATCATCAACGGAAACAAACACGATAACTTCTGGGAAATGGGTGATACAGGTCCTTGTGGTCCTTGCTCGGAGATTCACGTGGATTCACGTACTCCAGAAGAGAAAGCAAAGATATCTGGTCGTGACCTTGTTAACCATGACGATCCACAAGTTATTGAAATTTGGAACATCGTGTTCATGCAATATAACAGAAAGTCAGACGGAAGTCTTGAGTCATTGCCAATGCATGTTATCGATACCGGTATGGGATTTGAACGCCTTGTACGTATGCTTCAGGGCAAGCACAGTAACTATGATACTGATATATTCCAGCCTATCATCAAAGAAATACAAAATCTTAGCGGAAAGAAATACGGATTTACCACACCTACTGGTGAGAATGGAGAAGGAAAAGACGAGCAAGAGAAGATTGATATCGCAATGCGTGTCGTTGCAGACCACCTTCGTGCTGTTGCTTTCTCTATTGCTGATGGTCAGTTGCCTAGCAACGCCAAAGCTGGTTACGTAATACGTCGAATATTGCGCCGTGCAGTACGCTACTCATATACATTCCTAGACCAGAAGAGTGCATTCCTTTACAAACTCCTTGCCGTATTGGTACAGGAAATGGGACATGCCTTCCCAGAGATTGCTGCTCAACAGGAACTTATCACACGCGTTATTAAGGAAGAAGAAGATTCATTCCTTAGAACTCTTGAGAAGGGTATCAACCTTCTTAACGGTGATATGGACGAACTTAAAGCACATGGACAGAAAGAACTTGATGGTACAAGTGCTTTCCGCCTATTCGATACTTATGGTTTCCCTCTTGACCTAACTGAACTTATCTGCCGTGAAAACGGATATACAGTTGACGAGAAAGGCTTCAACGAGGAAATGGCAAAGCAGAAAGCACGTGCACGCAATGCAGCAGTTGTTGAAAGCGGTGACTGGGAAATCATCAAGGATGGTGAACAGAATTTCGTTGGATATGACTACACAGAATATGAATGTAGCATATTGCGCTACCGCAAAGTAACTCAAAAGAAGAATACATTCTATGAACTTGTACTTGACAATACTCCTTTCTATGGTGAAATGGGTGGTCAAGTTGGTGATCAGGGTTCTTTGGTCAGTGAGAACGAAACTATCGAAATCATTGATACTAAACGCGAGAACAATCAGAGCATTCATATCGTTAAGCAACTGCCTAAGGATATCAACGCAGACTTCATGGCTTGTGTAGACATTGACAAGCGTGACGGAAGCGCTGCTAACCACACAGCAACTCACTTGCTTGACTATGCTTTGAAGCAGGTTCTTGGAGACCACATAGAACAGAAGGGTTCTTATGTTGATGCAACAACATTGCGTTTTGACTTCTCTCATTTCCAGAAAGTCACAGACGAGGAATTGCGTAAGGTAGAAATGCTAGTAAACAGCATGATACGTCAGGACTTGCCTCTTGACGAGCATCGTGAAACTCCAATAGAGGAAGCTAAAGAACTTGGTGCAATAGCATTGTTCGGCGAGAAATACGGAGACAAAGTACGTGTAGTACGTTTTGGTCCTAGCTGCGAATTCTGTGGTGGTATCCACGCACAGAGTACAGGTCGTATTGGTTTCTTCAAGATTATAAGCGAAAGCAGTGTAGCAGCAGGCATACGCCGTATTGAGGCTCTTACAGGCAAGGCCTGCGAAGATTCAATATATGCTATCCAAGATACGATTACATCTCTCAAGTCTATGCTTAACAACTCAAAAGACCTCACAGCAACGCTGAAGAAGTTTATTGACGAGCATGATGAGATGAGAAAGGAAATAGAGAAGTTCCAAGCTCAGGCTGTTGAACGCATAAAGGGTGAACTAATCAACAAAGCAAAAGAGGTTAATGGTGTAAAGGTTATCAATGCCGTTTTACCACTGGAGCCTTCTGCAGCAAAAGATCTTGTGTTCAAACTTCGTGAAGCAATTCCTGAGAATCTTGTTGCCGTTATCGGTAGCACATCAAATGATAAGCCATTGCTTACCGTTATGTTTAGTGATGATATGGTTAACGACCATGCACTCAACGCCGGTAAGATTATCCGCGAAGCAGCAAAGCTGATTCAAGGTGGTGGTGGTGGTCAGCCTCACTATGCTCAGGCTGGCGGAAAGAACCTTGACGGCATTAATGCTGCCGTAGACAAGGTTATTGAATTAGCAAATCTGTAG
- a CDS encoding TlpA family protein disulfide reductase: MKRILLFLFVVFSLSTVAKQKIKNPEVEYTPTWIEIQAIEQTNDATILHCTLHNLPNYGVRIDDKTVLQDAQSSKSFKLLRTDSVKTNEVILMPQSGSKSCVLYFEPLSKNVKLFNMIEPGTPPYEQTYGIQLKSTNKKQSNKTLIDNQAKAADDYLKLPSKNSDWTFDPSRYKDLDFCKSQPATLRIHVAHLPNVLRKDFGVMSAKFENQFNRKENIIPCELNKDNCVEFQIPLNAPQFVSIMPIMENVYVQGGDTLDLYTTAECNSYRRVRYKSFCGNSESAMINTLIPVLMKKLINKEYDYHFIEGALKQGNEGVKKALKELSDKTIELIESDKMHQIIRDTPLSIYGKDLLMTCTLCQYLTTMEDMMMYYNGNRYIKITKADGSIEQKLDSTFIPLDYESIYRPLLKYKSLLYDNPLVISESQQWTFLNRTLYGPLFLKIGIRFHPEQYYLSKDIKKPSEEFNMEGTFMNDLYISQKAANRYNYLLNDYKLGKCDSTRLLAEEMQTTNDLMKMHYPKVAYSVMDGYRNVVKTTEGNNTTKDITETWTPAQKALWDKLTSQYHGNLILIDFWGIHCGPCRQGMLNMRQNVEEMKNEKIKFLYVCDETDSPRDKAEKWMSESKINGEHIYVTSSEWTQLQAMFSFTAIPRAALIGRDGKIIQYTFDVYLNIGNLKELLNKF, encoded by the coding sequence ATGAAAAGAATTTTATTATTCCTATTTGTCGTGTTTTCACTTTCAACAGTTGCAAAACAAAAGATTAAGAATCCTGAAGTAGAATATACTCCTACATGGATTGAAATTCAAGCTATTGAACAAACAAATGATGCAACGATACTGCATTGCACCTTACACAATTTGCCTAATTATGGGGTTCGCATTGACGACAAAACGGTATTGCAAGATGCACAATCAAGCAAAAGTTTCAAATTATTACGCACTGATAGTGTAAAGACGAATGAAGTGATATTGATGCCTCAGTCAGGTAGCAAATCTTGTGTTCTATATTTTGAACCATTAAGCAAGAATGTTAAACTATTCAATATGATAGAACCTGGTACACCGCCATATGAGCAGACTTATGGCATTCAGCTGAAATCAACAAATAAGAAGCAGTCAAATAAGACATTAATTGACAATCAAGCTAAGGCTGCAGATGATTATCTTAAATTACCATCAAAGAACTCTGATTGGACATTTGATCCATCACGCTACAAGGATTTAGATTTTTGTAAATCGCAGCCTGCAACATTGAGAATACACGTCGCCCATTTGCCAAACGTACTGAGAAAAGACTTCGGTGTTATGAGTGCAAAATTCGAGAATCAGTTCAATAGAAAAGAAAATATAATACCATGCGAACTTAATAAAGATAATTGTGTAGAATTTCAGATACCTCTTAATGCCCCTCAGTTTGTATCCATTATGCCTATTATGGAAAATGTATATGTGCAAGGAGGAGATACACTTGACTTATACACTACAGCAGAATGTAACTCGTATCGACGAGTGCGCTATAAATCTTTCTGTGGCAATAGTGAGTCGGCAATGATTAATACATTGATTCCTGTATTGATGAAAAAATTGATTAATAAGGAATATGATTATCATTTTATCGAAGGCGCTCTCAAACAGGGAAATGAAGGTGTAAAAAAGGCGCTTAAAGAATTATCTGATAAGACTATTGAACTGATTGAAAGTGATAAGATGCATCAAATAATACGTGACACACCACTTTCTATATATGGCAAGGACCTTCTTATGACATGCACCTTGTGCCAATATCTCACAACGATGGAAGATATGATGATGTACTATAATGGAAATAGATACATCAAAATTACAAAAGCAGACGGTTCAATAGAGCAGAAACTGGATAGCACATTTATTCCACTCGACTATGAATCTATTTATCGTCCACTCTTAAAATATAAGTCTTTGCTCTATGATAACCCATTGGTAATCAGCGAGAGTCAACAATGGACATTTCTAAACAGAACATTGTATGGACCTCTCTTCCTTAAAATAGGTATAAGATTCCACCCTGAGCAATATTATCTTTCAAAGGATATAAAGAAACCTTCTGAGGAGTTTAATATGGAAGGTACTTTTATGAATGACCTCTATATATCTCAGAAAGCAGCAAATAGATATAACTATTTGCTCAATGATTATAAATTGGGTAAATGCGATAGTACACGCTTATTAGCTGAAGAAATGCAAACCACTAATGATTTAATGAAAATGCACTATCCTAAAGTTGCCTATTCTGTGATGGATGGTTATAGAAATGTAGTTAAAACTACAGAAGGAAACAACACAACCAAAGACATAACAGAAACATGGACACCAGCACAAAAAGCTTTATGGGATAAACTGACATCTCAATATCATGGAAATTTAATACTAATAGACTTCTGGGGAATACATTGTGGACCATGCCGTCAGGGGATGTTGAATATGCGACAAAATGTAGAGGAAATGAAAAATGAAAAAATCAAGTTCCTATATGTATGCGACGAAACAGATTCTCCACGCGACAAAGCAGAGAAATGGATGTCTGAGTCTAAGATCAATGGTGAACACATATATGTAACATCATCAGAATGGACACAGCTACAAGCTATGTTTAGTTTCACAGCCATACCGCGCGCTGCTCTTATTGGTAGGGATGGGAAAATAATACAGTATACATTTGATGTTTATTTAAATATCGGTAATTTGAAAGAATTATTGAATAAGTTCTAA
- a CDS encoding TlpA family protein disulfide reductase: protein MPSKNSDWTFDPSRYKDLDFCKSQSATLRIHIAHLPNELKKDFGVMSAKFENQFNRKENIIPGELNKDNCVEFQIPLNAPQFVSIMPIMENVYVQGGDTLDLYTTAERNSNRQVRYKSFGGNSESAMINSLIPVLMKKLMNKEYDYQFIEGALKQGNEGVKNALKELSDKTIELIESDKMHQIIRDTPLSIYGKDLLMTCTLCQYLTTMEDMMRYYDGNRYIVKTKADGSTEGKQDSTFIPLDYESIYRPLLKYKSLLYDNPLVISESQQWIFLNKTLYGPLFINIGMRFHPEQYGLSKEIKKPSEEFNMEGTFMNDLFISQLAASRYNDLINNYQLEKCDTTRLLAEEMNSVRLSTEEMNTTNGLIEMHYPKVAYSVMDGYRNMVKTTEGNNTTKDITETWTPAQKALWDKQTSQYHGNLMLIDFWALYCGQCRLGMLNMRKNVEELKNEKFKFLYICDEGDTPRDKAEKWMSESKINGEHIYVTPSEWELLRAMFNFTGIPRAAIIGRDGKIIQYTFDAYFNADKLKNLLNKF, encoded by the coding sequence TTGCCATCAAAGAACTCTGATTGGACATTTGATCCATCACGCTACAAGGATTTAGATTTCTGTAAATCGCAGTCTGCAACGTTGAGAATACACATCGCCCATTTGCCAAACGAACTGAAAAAAGACTTCGGTGTTATGAGTGCAAAATTCGAGAATCAATTCAATAGAAAAGAAAATATAATACCAGGCGAACTTAATAAAGATAATTGTGTAGAATTTCAGATACCTCTTAATGCTCCTCAGTTTGTATCCATTATGCCTATTATGGAAAATGTATATGTGCAAGGAGGAGATACACTTGACTTATACACTACAGCAGAACGTAACTCGAATCGACAGGTGCGCTATAAGTCTTTCGGTGGCAATAGTGAGTCAGCAATGATCAATTCATTGATTCCAGTATTGATGAAAAAATTGATGAATAAGGAATATGATTATCAATTTATCGAAGGCGCTCTCAAACAAGGCAATGAAGGTGTAAAAAATGCGCTTAAAGAATTATCTGATAAGACTATTGAACTGATTGAAAGTGATAAGATGCACCAAATAATACGTGACACACCACTTTCTATATATGGCAAGGACCTTCTTATGACATGCACCTTGTGCCAATATCTCACAACGATGGAAGATATGATGAGGTACTATGATGGAAATAGATACATCGTGAAGACAAAAGCAGACGGTTCAACGGAGGGGAAACAGGATAGCACATTTATTCCACTCGACTATGAATCTATTTATCGTCCACTCTTAAAATATAAGTCTTTGCTCTATGATAACCCATTGGTAATCAGCGAGAGTCAACAATGGATATTTCTAAACAAAACATTGTATGGACCTCTCTTCATTAATATAGGTATGAGATTCCACCCTGAGCAATATGGTCTTTCAAAGGAGATAAAGAAACCTTCTGAGGAGTTTAATATGGAAGGTACTTTTATGAATGACCTCTTTATATCGCAGCTTGCAGCAAGTAGATATAACGATTTGATCAATAATTATCAATTGGAGAAATGCGATACTACACGCTTATTAGCTGAAGAAATGAATAGTGTACGCTTATCAACTGAAGAAATGAATACTACTAATGGTTTAATAGAGATGCACTATCCTAAAGTTGCCTATTCTGTGATGGATGGTTATAGAAATATGGTTAAAACTACTGAAGGAAACAACACAACCAAAGACATAACAGAAACATGGACACCAGCACAAAAAGCTTTATGGGATAAACAAACATCTCAATATCATGGAAATTTAATGCTAATAGACTTCTGGGCACTATATTGTGGACAATGTCGTCTGGGTATGTTGAATATGCGTAAAAATGTAGAGGAGCTGAAAAATGAAAAGTTTAAGTTCCTTTATATCTGCGACGAGGGTGATACTCCACGCGACAAAGCAGAGAAATGGATGTCTGAGTCTAAGATCAATGGTGAACACATATATGTTACACCATCAGAATGGGAACTGCTACGAGCAATGTTCAACTTCACAGGCATACCACGCGCTGCTATTATTGGTAGGGATGGGAAAATAATTCAGTATACATTTGATGCTTATTTTAATGCCGATAAGTTAAAAAATCTATTGAATAAGTTCTAA
- a CDS encoding TlpA family protein disulfide reductase, which translates to MKRILLFLFVVFSLSTVAKQKIKNPEVEYTPAWIEIQAIEQTTNATILHCTLHCLPNSWVRIDDKTVLQDAQSNKSFKLLRTDSVKTNEQIWMPQSGSKSCVLYFEPLSKNVKLFNMIEPGSPANQQTYGIQLKSATKKKSNRTLIGNQAKTADDYLKLPSKNSDWTFDPSRYKDLDFCKSQSATLRIHIAHLPNELKKDFGVMSAKFQNQFNTKENVIPGELNKDNCVEFQIPLNAPQFVFIMPSMGNVYVQGGDTLDLYTTAELTSYREFRYKSFCGNSESAMINTLIPVLMKKLMNKEYDFQFIQSTIKQGNESVEKALKDLADKTIELIESDKMHQIIRNTPLSIYGKDLLMTCTLCQYLTTMGDMMMYYNDHKYITKADGTMEWKLDSTFIPLNYESIYRPLLKYKSLLYDNPLVISESQQFIFLNRTLYGSPFSDIRMRLHPELYGLSKEIKKPSEEFNMDGTFVNDLYISQTAANRYHYLLNDYKLGKCDSTSLLSEEKKTTNDLMKMHYPKVAYSVMDGYRNVVKTTEGNNTKDITETWTPAQKALWDKLTSQYHGNLMLIDFWGMSCGPCRQGMLNMRKNVEEMKNEKFKFLYICNEIASPRNKAEKWMSEYKINGEHIYVTSSEWTQLQAMFNFSAIPRTALIGRDGKIIQYTFDVYLNIDNLKELLNKF; encoded by the coding sequence ATGAAAAGAATTTTATTATTCCTATTTGTCGTGTTTTCACTTTCAACAGTTGCAAAACAAAAGATTAAGAATCCTGAAGTAGAATATACTCCTGCATGGATTGAAATTCAAGCTATTGAACAAACAACAAATGCAACGATACTGCATTGCACCTTACACTGTTTACCAAATTCTTGGGTTCGCATTGACGACAAAACGGTATTACAAGATGCACAATCAAATAAAAGTTTCAAATTATTACGCACTGATAGTGTAAAAACGAATGAACAGATATGGATGCCTCAGTCTGGTAGCAAATCTTGTGTTCTATATTTTGAACCATTAAGCAAGAATGTTAAACTATTCAATATGATAGAGCCTGGTTCACCGGCAAATCAGCAGACTTATGGTATTCAGCTGAAATCAGCAACTAAGAAGAAGTCAAATAGGACATTAATTGGCAATCAAGCTAAGACTGCAGATGATTATCTTAAATTGCCATCAAAGAACTCTGATTGGACATTTGATCCATCACGCTACAAGGATTTAGATTTCTGTAAATCGCAGTCTGCAACGTTGAGAATACACATCGCCCATTTGCCAAACGAACTGAAAAAAGACTTCGGTGTTATGAGTGCAAAATTCCAGAATCAATTCAATACAAAAGAAAATGTAATACCAGGCGAACTTAATAAAGATAATTGTGTAGAATTTCAGATACCTCTTAATGCTCCTCAGTTTGTATTCATTATGCCTAGTATGGGAAATGTATATGTACAAGGAGGAGATACACTTGACTTATACACTACGGCAGAACTTACCTCATATAGGGAGTTTCGCTATAAGTCTTTCTGTGGCAATAGTGAGTCGGCAATGATTAATACACTGATTCCTGTATTGATGAAAAAATTGATGAATAAGGAATATGATTTTCAATTTATCCAAAGCACTATCAAACAGGGGAATGAAAGTGTAGAAAAGGCGCTTAAAGATTTAGCTGATAAGACTATTGAACTGATTGAAAGTGATAAGATGCACCAAATAATACGTAACACGCCACTCTCCATATATGGCAAGGACCTTCTTATGACATGTACCTTGTGCCAATATCTCACAACGATGGGAGATATGATGATGTACTATAATGATCATAAATATATCACAAAAGCAGACGGTACTATGGAGTGGAAACTGGATAGCACATTTATTCCACTCAACTATGAATCTATTTATCGTCCACTCTTAAAATATAAGTCTTTGCTCTATGATAACCCATTGGTAATCAGTGAGAGTCAACAATTTATATTTCTAAACAGGACGTTGTATGGATCTCCCTTCTCTGATATACGTATGAGATTACACCCTGAGCTATATGGTCTTTCAAAGGAGATAAAGAAACCTTCAGAGGAGTTTAATATGGATGGTACTTTTGTGAATGACCTTTATATATCTCAGACTGCAGCAAATAGATATCACTATTTGCTCAATGATTATAAATTGGGTAAATGCGATAGTACAAGCTTATTATCTGAAGAAAAGAAAACCACTAATGATTTAATGAAGATGCACTATCCTAAAGTTGCCTATTCTGTGATGGATGGTTATAGAAATGTAGTTAAAACTACAGAAGGAAACAACACAAAAGACATAACAGAAACATGGACACCAGCACAAAAAGCTTTATGGGATAAACTAACATCTCAATATCATGGAAATTTAATGCTAATAGACTTCTGGGGAATGTCATGCGGACCATGTCGTCAAGGAATGTTGAATATGCGTAAAAATGTAGAGGAGATGAAAAATGAAAAGTTTAAGTTCCTTTATATCTGCAATGAGATTGCTTCTCCACGCAACAAAGCAGAGAAATGGATGTCTGAGTATAAGATCAATGGCGAACACATATATGTAACATCATCAGAATGGACACAGCTACAAGCTATGTTTAATTTCTCAGCCATACCACGCACTGCTCTTATTGGTAGGGATGGGAAAATAATACAGTATACATTTGATGTTTATTTAAATATCGATAATTTGAAAGAATTATTGAATAAGTTCTAA
- a CDS encoding alpha/beta fold hydrolase: MTFKKLSIAFLLVLCATSVKAQFGMPDADTKYATALLKPGTKAPDFKLKTAEGKTFKLSSLKGKYVVVDFWASWCPDCRKDLPNVIRMNDEFKNKGVAFVGVSFDTDKDAWTKLMTKYGMTYTNVSELKKWHDTEVSKAYGVNWIPSMYIIGKDGNVILGSVLSDKVEKTLTELTAVKKVIPGTTEKLTINGSMGKLAAIIQKPVLAAGQRCPMVMILHGFMGNKGGQLNELIADSLQKHGVASIRFDFNGHGESEGDFQKMTVLNEIEDAKKVYDYVAALPYVNSIAVTGHSQGGVVASMLAGELGSAKLKAVVLMAPAAVLREDAIRGSVFGKSFDPLDPPEGVEMFAGKKLGGDYIRTAFSLPIYETAAKYDGPALILHGTGDRVVPYTYGERYHQIWKNSELQILDGFDHGFSQNIYRADAMVSNFLIKELCK, from the coding sequence ATGACATTTAAAAAATTAAGCATTGCTTTCCTCTTGGTGCTATGCGCAACATCTGTCAAAGCACAATTTGGCATGCCTGATGCAGACACTAAGTATGCAACAGCTTTGTTGAAGCCAGGAACAAAAGCTCCCGACTTTAAGTTGAAAACAGCTGAAGGAAAAACTTTCAAATTAAGTAGTTTGAAAGGTAAGTATGTAGTTGTTGATTTCTGGGCTAGTTGGTGTCCTGATTGCAGAAAGGATCTGCCTAATGTAATCAGAATGAATGATGAGTTCAAAAACAAGGGCGTAGCGTTTGTAGGTGTTTCTTTTGATACCGACAAGGATGCATGGACAAAGCTCATGACAAAATATGGTATGACATATACCAATGTAAGTGAATTGAAGAAATGGCACGATACAGAGGTCTCAAAGGCTTATGGAGTTAACTGGATTCCTTCAATGTATATCATTGGTAAGGATGGAAACGTGATTCTTGGTTCTGTATTATCTGATAAGGTTGAGAAGACTCTTACAGAGCTTACTGCCGTTAAGAAAGTTATTCCTGGAACAACAGAGAAGCTGACTATAAACGGATCAATGGGAAAGCTTGCTGCGATAATTCAGAAGCCAGTACTTGCTGCAGGTCAGCGTTGCCCAATGGTAATGATTCTTCATGGATTCATGGGTAACAAGGGTGGACAACTTAATGAACTTATTGCAGACTCATTGCAAAAACATGGCGTTGCTTCTATCAGATTTGACTTTAACGGACATGGAGAGAGTGAAGGCGATTTCCAAAAGATGACTGTTCTGAATGAAATTGAAGATGCTAAGAAGGTTTATGACTATGTAGCAGCTTTACCTTATGTAAATAGCATTGCTGTTACAGGACACTCACAGGGTGGAGTAGTGGCAAGTATGCTTGCAGGAGAGCTTGGCAGTGCCAAACTGAAGGCTGTTGTGTTGATGGCTCCAGCTGCTGTATTGCGTGAAGATGCGATAAGAGGAAGTGTTTTCGGAAAGTCTTTTGATCCACTTGATCCTCCAGAAGGTGTAGAGATGTTTGCTGGTAAGAAGTTGGGTGGCGATTATATCCGTACAGCTTTCTCTTTACCTATATATGAAACAGCTGCAAAGTATGATGGACCAGCTCTGATTCTACACGGAACAGGTGATAGGGTAGTACCATATACTTATGGAGAGCGTTATCATCAGATATGGAAAAATAGTGAATTGCAGATTCTTGATGGTTTTGATCATGGATTCTCACAGAATATATATCGTGCAGATGCTATGGTTTCTAATTTCCTTATTAAAGAATTATGCAAGTAA
- a CDS encoding MerR family transcriptional regulator translates to MALNPNKNIKLYYSIKEVAEMFDINESTLRYWESEFPQLRPKTQTGTKIRQYTEKDIEQLKVIYNLVKVRGFKLAAARKMLSANRDGVDKTTDVLDTLLSVKSQLKELKQQLDGLQ, encoded by the coding sequence ATGGCTTTGAATCCAAATAAAAACATTAAGTTGTATTACTCAATCAAAGAGGTAGCAGAAATGTTTGATATCAATGAGAGTACTTTGCGATATTGGGAAAGTGAGTTTCCACAGTTACGTCCTAAGACTCAGACTGGTACAAAGATTCGTCAATATACCGAGAAGGATATAGAGCAGCTTAAGGTTATCTATAATCTTGTGAAAGTGCGTGGCTTTAAACTTGCTGCTGCACGTAAGATGTTGAGTGCCAATAGAGATGGAGTAGACAAGACGACTGATGTGCTCGATACGCTATTGTCTGTAAAAAGTCAGCTTAAGGAACTAAAACAGCAACTTGACGGATTGCAATAA
- a CDS encoding SprT-like domain-containing protein, whose translation MQVSIEWIEKWFTVFNNDYFGGKLPLPDLALSKSKTRLGSMSCKHVTRFGRTKVYDFAIRISNYYDMTERQFQNVLLHEMIHYSITYTGTKDTSPHGVVFRGMADAMNRKYGWDINVMISIRNVKVADDKIVKPFLVMALELQTGERLLTVVNPKYAKKVDSMARNVKRISRFAWYTSTDKYFIHYPLVRALRGRRVTLDVYEEKTSEMQEVLV comes from the coding sequence ATGCAAGTAAGCATAGAATGGATAGAGAAGTGGTTTACCGTTTTCAATAATGATTATTTTGGCGGTAAACTGCCTCTTCCCGATTTAGCTTTATCAAAATCAAAAACTCGTCTTGGTAGCATGTCTTGTAAACATGTTACCAGATTTGGACGTACTAAAGTGTATGATTTCGCTATACGCATAAGTAATTATTATGACATGACGGAACGCCAGTTTCAGAATGTGCTTTTGCACGAAATGATACACTATAGCATTACTTATACAGGAACGAAAGATACTTCTCCACATGGAGTCGTGTTCAGAGGTATGGCAGATGCAATGAACAGAAAGTATGGTTGGGATATCAACGTAATGATTTCCATACGTAATGTAAAAGTTGCTGATGACAAGATTGTAAAGCCGTTTCTTGTGATGGCTTTGGAGTTGCAGACAGGCGAACGTTTACTTACCGTTGTTAATCCCAAATATGCAAAGAAGGTGGATAGTATGGCAAGAAATGTGAAGCGTATTTCAAGGTTTGCTTGGTATACTAGCACAGATAAGTATTTTATTCATTATCCGCTTGTACGAGCGTTGCGAGGACGCCGTGTGACATTGGATGTATATGAAGAAAAGACTTCTGAAATGCAAGAGGTTTTAGTTTAA